The following DNA comes from Papaver somniferum cultivar HN1 chromosome 4, ASM357369v1, whole genome shotgun sequence.
GAGTAGAACCTTCGGGATTAAGCAAATACTGATATTCATTTCCAAGCTTTAACCTAGAAAGGACAAAAAAGATGTCAATCATGAACTGTCATTCCTAGCAGTTGGGGCTAAAAATTCAACAAGAAAGGCCACCAGAGAAAGAAATATAGTCATAAGGTAGGACAACTTATCAGACATATTTACCTAATGAGTGAATTTCACATTCAAAGTGGACCTTACTTGAACTCCGGAGATACCTGCTACCTAGGAAGCTAGTCAACTAAAGCTACTGAAACCAGGGTATCTGTCTTTGAATTAATAAAGCATTTAACCTAAAAGAGGGACATATCTAAAGCCTTTATCGTAAAAAGTTCTCATTCCCAACAGCACCAAATGAACAGCAAGTGAAGTCGTTAATAATATAAGCAAGGTTACGAACACCACGAGCTTCAAAAAAAATGACGGCGATCCCTGATTAAATTTGTTTTATTTAGACAGAGAGAATGATGACTCCATAGGGGTTTAGCTTTTAGGTGAAGTTGTAGGTAGTCAATAAATGCTCCTCACACTGCATGATTCGCAAGGAGAAAACATTTTAGATGTATTATGATGcacttttgaaaataaatttccacatgatcacaATGGTACGATGAATATGTCAAGAGTGCTATGTTTTTTCCGGACCATGAACATAACAAACACAGCTGAGCAAAAACAATGAAATACACAATCTTTCTTCTTTTACATAAATCAAGTACAGATAGGAGTATGTAGTCTATGATGACATTAAAACATGATGCTGCTTGAGCTTCACTTAtttatatgaaagaagtcaaagaaccataaacaaatatccaCAACCAGCTTTGATTTTAAACCTTATTTTTCCCAAGAAAATTAAAATTCCAGTTGGAAATATGCCATAAATGGTCAAATTCTTGGATGATATGGGTCAATTAGAGATTCTTACACATGCAAGTTGAGACATTATTGTTGTTTGAACAACACCGCTAGTAGAAAATACGAAACTATTTAAATGTCAATTCTGATTCGAGTTTTGGCATGAGTTGAATGGATATGCTAATATTCATTGATGAGGCCACCTGAACTATTAAAATGTTAAGCTACCTATTGATATTTGTGATGATTCTACAGACAGTCAACCAACAGTCTTTACTCAGTTTTAGCGAAACACTAAATTAAACTCATATGAAATGAGAAATTTGCACTTTTATGACGACAAAGAGTCGAAGACGTCCACAAGTGCTGAAGTCGGTGTCAATGCAATatataatgtcaaaagttcaagTAAATGTATTTCAGTAAATAAGTAACAATGACAAAGAGTATAGGAATATCACCTTCTGATAGCCTGGTTACAATCGATAGGAAGATTCTCAAGCTCCTTAAACTTGTGACTAATTTGCGAGTCAAGATCCCACGCCTTCTCTTCCCATGCACTTCTTTCAACTTCAGCCTCCGTAATATCCCTCTCAATAGCTTGTAACTCCTTTTTCATCCTATCTGCATCTCTCATGTTGACAGTCTGCGCTTCAATACGCTTCTTCAACTCATCATTCTCCTCGCAAATCCTACGATTCTCCTCAACCTTGGCATCCAATTCCTTCTCTTTTACCTTCAACTCATTGTCTACAATCTCAATTCTACTTGTATACTCATTAATAATCGCATGAAACTTCTTGATATCCTCTTCCAACATAGATTTCTCCTTCTCAAGCACCTCTCTAGCGGACGGCGCCCATCTTAAACTCTCAATTTTTTTCTCGAGCTCAGTAATCTCCTCCAGCAACAATTTAACCTTATTCTCAACAGACATCCTTTCGGACTCTAATTTCTTTATAAACTCATCATCTAAAGCATCAACCTCATCATCTTCACCACTAATATAATGACTATAACTCCTCAAAGTGTAATCAAGAAGTTTATTATCATTTAAAGATCTCGTAGTAGTGGTCATGGTAGTGGATCCAATATGATCATTATAAATGCAACATTGAACTAACCAGTGAATAACAGCAAGTAAAGAAGGCCAAGAATGAGGTatacctggatttttcaacacaGATTTGTTAATCCTAATAGGACAATTTAAGAAATTCAGTAAAATCGGTACATCTTCTTCAATCTTgaccgaagaagaagatgaagaatcggTGAAACTGAGACGAAAGAGAATGAAACGGAGAGTAGATGTTATATCTTTAGCTGATGGAAGTGGTGGTTTGAGATGGAAAGATGTTGAATGAGATGAAAGATACGAGTTTATAGATTTTAAGGCATGGTTTTGATATGATTTGTCATTTATTTGAATACTAGGGTTTCGACCCATTGAGGAACTAGAGCGCTGATTAGTGGTTCCCATGCTTGAGAAACTCGCGTCTGAATCTCGTGGGTTGTTGGTTGTGCCCCTTCTTCCTGTTCCTCTCATCTTCAATGTACGTTGCTGAGAAATTCAGGGTTTTGAGATCGCGGAGTCAAAGACTATCGGGGATGAGGCGGTTAGAAATGAATTTTCCCACATAAAGTGAAAAGGGCGGGAAAACTATTACTCGGACTCTCGCAGTACCTAAAAGAAGGGGAAAATGGCGGGAACTTGGATTTGGGTCTAGAATCTTCCTAAGgctaagaacttgtttgtttgcagctgactcggcgtctgaatctgagtcaacccctgactcggaccgagtcagcagtcagagcgtttgttttccattttgagtcagatctgactcgacctctgactcagacataacccctgactcggactcatttgagtcaggtaacaaaatacccctgactcatgggaccaaaccactaactcacttatttccgagtcagatgagtcagatctgactcaaaacaaacatatcgactcagatccagatgagtcgggtgatttcactcagatccagatgattcagatccagacgactcagatgagtcaggagtaaacaaacatggtgtaagtcatatgggctagatatctagctgctagattggccatccacgtcagctaggacaacctcctaagtcttagggatggctaatctagcagctagattagaagaccacgtCAGCGGGACCACCATCTAGCTTTGAACAGTTCAGCGCTgagcgttgtttggttcagcgctttaaatttcagtcgttagatcagaaaattttctctcAGCGTTGAATGGTTCAACGTTTTGGTTATTTTTTGAGCGCTGAACGGTTCAACTTTTAAAACTaactgctagttgaactgcggggaaatgctaggagagagaagtagcagGTAcaggtgttaacttttttcccacacttattttttgatttgcagctcaatctagcccataggacttagcctaattGTCTCCTTGAAGAGGAGTAGGGACGCTTATGACTCCATAGTCTTGACAATTAGGCAACTCCAATGGGACAAGTTTAGTTTGATGATTTGCCATGTCAGGTGAATTCACAAACTCACTTAATGTATGGATTGTTTCCTGGGACAAACAGAGATGACTTTTGCATGTTGGTGCGAGCTGAGACTCTCCTCAATTTGAGACAACCATACCAGGTTGATGCGGCAATGGTCATTTTTCAACCTTAAAATAAAAGATATATTTTTCCTACCCCTATATATTCAACAAAATATCAATCTTATTTACTCACAACAACTTCAATCTTCTTTACATATTTTCAACACAAATGCAATCTTCTCTACATACTTTCAACCCAATTCAACATTCATTTTACAATGTCTCAATCTCGAGATACTAgtcgaaaaaaaaataaaaaaacgctTAGAAGTAAACATAGTCAAACTCTACCGAGGAGACAAGGAGATTCGGATGAAGAAAACAATTCCACTGTACTTTCCGGTCGCGAATTAGCATCAAGTCAAGGTCATCTGcctacaaaaataaagagggataGTTCTCATTTTAAACCAAGAGGTGGTTGGTACGAAGTGAGCAAAGTTTACGCAAAACTTTCTCATGGTGCTAAAACTATTGTCGATTGATTCCTTGGACTACTTTGTACTATGTACGAGCGCATAAAAATTCACCCAAATTGGTGGGTATATGAACGTTGGTGGTATACTACACACATATTTCAGTTCCATGACTTCAAAATAGGAATGTCGTATATTTTGATTTATCATTTTTGATGCAATCAATACGAGTATTTGCAAATTAAACTAACAATTTTAAATTTTTACAGGCATAACACCATTAGATTTGTATTTCCTACTTGGATACCTTCTGGGGTGGAAGATGATTTTCCATTCAGCCAAGAAGGTTGGGTGGCAGAAGACCGATAAAAAGATGCACTTTCGTTATACTTTGAGGTATAGGAATTTAAGAAGAGGTGGATTTGCTAATTTCGGTTTAAGGACATTTATATTCAACGAATTGCATGGTGGTAACCTGATTCGGCAGCATATGACCCTGCTAAAGATACAAAAATTGCTAAGGTATTTATTTTATTGATACTTGGttcatgtttttttctcaatTCAAGCGCAAGTACTCAAGTGGGATGGATAGAGGCGTTGCAAGATATGGAAAAGGCTGCCAATTATGATTGGGGATCCACTATATTAGTTAAATTGTATGTTTTTCTCGATATTGCATGCTTAGGTTCGCCAAAAACCAGAGGTCTATGGGGCCTCCTTGAGGTAAACACGATAATACATTCCTTTGTATTTAAATCAATTTACAAATATCTAACAAGTTAGACTAAATTTTGTTTACTTTCCTATGTATGTTTTTTACTTTAGCTTTGGTGGTATACATATTTCAACATCGGTGTACCAAGACGTTATGACAACACGAAGAAATATTTCTCAATCATAGTAAGGTATAAAGGAGATAACTAGCATCCAAAACAAAACAATAACGAGCGAGATAATATTCATTTGTGGATCCTACCAAACATAAGGAAATTTGGATGTCGTATGTGGATTTTGAGGACCTCAACACTGATAAGGATTGAAATTTCAAAGAATTTCCATTCCAGTGCATGGAGTTGTACAGTCATGTCAGTGATATTGGTGTTTATTTTTTCGGGGATAAATGTCCTAGACAGTTAATTAGTTGGTCGAGTTGGAGAGTCACATAACCCTCCATGTTTATCTATCGTGTATGACTCGAAATACGTATCACTAAATAGAAAGGGCTGGATAAGGTATGAGACCAAATTCACTCCTTGTGACGAAGACCAATACGACCAATGGTGCAAGTCGGTTACAGAGCCAATAATTAGTTAGAAAGTTTTAAACATCTACGGGCTGGATGCTATCGCCTTTGGTAACTCATTATTGAAATTGGATCTTCCAACACATCCACCACCAGTAATTCCAACTTTGACCAGTTATTTTATATCAGTAGCTTTTTCTTCATCGGCCCTTTCAAGACAACgaactagatcttcttcttcatcggttGGGTTTGATTTTCCAGTTTTGAGTTGGGAGCTGCAGACTTGTAATCTTGCCGAAGAGCGTCAAATGCTTCCCATTGTCTCACAAGGTACCGACCTTCCTAATTCATATACAGGCATATCGGCAACTCAAGAACAATTGAATCAAATGGAGTTAAGAGATATTGAATATATGCGTATATGCCTACAACAAATGTGCATGATGGGGAGTCCATGAGCTTCAGTCCATATTTTTCTCAGCATTCAGCAACTTCACATTCCCAGGAAGTAGTGTTAGACTCACAAGTATCTGTTAGGCCACAATCTCCATAATGCCCGGTTGTTTTAGTGCAACAACAGACCATATCGTCTTGCCAGTCAAAAATCTCCTCAAGCTTATCAAGATTATATATAGGAGATCGTTAAGCTTCGATGGCTCTCCAAATGAAGGTACATGTCCTTGGATTGGAGAGCAAATATGAGGACCTCCTATTGGTAAAGGGTCTCAAACTGTGGGATCATATCAAGGATTTGTAAGTTTGATGCAGGGGGAAAAGTATGACATAAGTTGAAATGTGACTGAGTAGTTATAATTATGTTTTATTTAATATTTGTAACTGGAATTTATATTACGACTATTTATATAATTATACCTAACtaataaaatgaaatgaaattttattttatattcaattaaaattaacaaCTTCTTTCTCTAATAGAGTGTCTAATTTTTAACATCTCATACGTGTTATCAAAAAATCCTTTAAGATTGCGTAATGAGCTTCATAAGGAAAAATTATTCTttttcatctttgttattcctCTCGAGCTTGCAATACAACATCAGAATTTGTCTAACCCCTAAATCGACAACAATTAACAAGTCGAACCACAGCTATAAAATCTCCAACTTCTTTTTTTATATCTTGAAATTGACAAAATAACCCAACGGTTATTGGGGTTATCGGTATCATTGCAGAAgttttcatagattttgatggaTATAACTCGTACTCATTAATCCATTTTGACGTTGTTCTGCACCCTATCCGGATAACAAGCTACTTAGTTTCGACAAGGCGACAAATCTTCATCTATCATGAACTTCGTGAGATTAATATACGCTTGCGCCATTACTCAGAAAATTTGTGGGTGTAGAAGGTGTAATTTACGGAGAAGGTGTGGTCTTAGATTTGGAATCGGCTCAATTTATAATAAGTAGGTTGAGAGTCGTTGGACGGGACTAGTCGTTGCCGGCTCAACCAGGACCTATCGTCTCAGTGTGGGATGAGACTTGCTTTTGTTAGAGCCGTGGTGCGGCCAGGTTGATGTGCTCGTTTCAGGATGAGACGGTCGGCTCAACCTGAGATTCGATGGACAAACCCTCGCATTTGAGGGTTTTTCCATCCATTTTACTTGTTTGCCAGTCCCACCGTGGGTACTAAATAGGAAAATATGCTTGTTTTCCAGTCGCATTGGACTTTCCCTTGGATTGGGAAGTTGCATGCGGGTTCAGGAAGATAAATTGTTCGATGGTGGACTTGACTTTGGCTAGTTATAAAGACTTTCACGGACGAGATCATGACAAAACATGAATGAACTTAAACATCCAACTATGTTGTCGGATACATTACATGTCTTCCGATAATATTGCATCTCAGGCCTGTGTTTATGGAATAACATATTGAATTAATTAGTTTTGTACCAGTTTGGATAATTCTCAGATGTCGTTCCTCTATTTTTTTGAATGTAACTGGTTGTTTAAGGATCTCAAACCTTGTAGGTAAAACTGTCATGACAGATGTTCCAACTACAGTGGCACCTAGCTTTCGAGGCAAGATATTCCTTATTCCCAGATCTTAATACCAGTGAAAGCAAGGCTAACACCTAAAAACATCAGACTAACATGGCATTTCCCAGGGTTTATATGGAAATTGAAACTAATTGCACATATCAAGCTAAGCTACCATTTTAAATTGATGACAAGAAAGTATGAGTTGAGGGATGAGTACCCTTGGACATTCACCTCTTGATTTTGTTGCAAAAGCTTTGGACATATGAGTGACAAATACAGTTTAAACACTGCTCCAAAGCATAATAAAAGaatgcgcaattgggggatataggaaaTAGATAAAAGGGAATATAAATAGTAAATCTGAGTCACCCCCATATCCAGGTAATTTAGATAATTCCTAATCCACCCCTTAATAATTATATTTAGTGGTCaattataattagttaagttaatgGATTAATTTGATAATGATTAGTATAAATCACAATCACTTCACttgggtgagagtagaaggaaaaTTTTCGAGGTAATAAGAATTTGGTTAAAATGAGTGTTGATAGTGAACAAAGAGATGTCGTTGAGTCTTCTGAACAAGGGTTGTATGTCGAATCTTCAGCTGATCTTGTATTCGCTATTGTCATACCTGAAAAACAGAGTACCGACATATatgaagtatgaataccatgccggcaacCTTCTTATCGGCAGGGTCTTCATAGTTTTAGCCATGCCGACAAATGTTACAAAATTTGCAGAAAATGGGTACTCCCAATTTACCGTGGCGGCATTGTAACTTATTTTTCGAGCACACACGCACCATTTTCCGACATTGAATACTCGTCAACTAACTTCGCCAGCAtaatttccggcatggtcttcatcactaataCAATGCCAGtgatgtaaaaaaaaatcaaaagaacacTCGAATTGGATActtgtcttcatcacttccggcatggtattcatcactaatACAATaccggcgatgtaaaaaaaatcgttttcaaagtgaaGAGTCGgtagagaaggaaagagagaatttgaaagggagtgggaaaTATTTAAgtttgatttagtttttatttgttttaaaggGTAGTTTTGTATTTTCTCCCctaaaaaacaccccttaacaaAAACTATTGGATGGGATATtgattcatatcccccaattagttttcatatctccCAATTGAGCGTTCTAAAAAAAGGTGACCGGATTCCTAAAATGAATATTGTCTCGCTAGCTGTAGGTAAAATAACCAACATGTTAGAGCACTACTTGGTCAAACTGTCAAGTTTTTtctatctcaattttgttgtcaaTGTTATTATTAAGTCAAGTCTCATAATACGATTAGAGTTTGGTAATTGAGCATCAGACATGACTGAATAACATTCAAATATTGAAGAATGGAGATCTAAcgtagacatttgaagaacttcatcaacaaagaggtatgtaaaGACTGAAACATTCTTTCTGCTCGCAATTGTTACTATTCtatctatatgagactatgtTGTGTGACTTGTAGTAGATTTAATGTTGCAAAAAAGAAGTTTCTAGTTAAGCTTGTCTtgtaaaatatttaaaaatataattcAAGCAGTGAATGTTCATTGGTCCTTATAAATGAACGCGCGATTGGGaatactaaaactaattgggggattgaggaaaaaaacaaaaacggGATTAAAATAGTAAAGCAAGGTCACCCCCTATTTatgtattttaactaattcctaatcttctcctcactaatcatgtttaatggttaattataattagttaagttaataggTTCGTTTGATGATGATTAGTATAAATCATTAACGTCGAATTTGTTGATGTAACAACATTAAAttaagatatttatgatcatgaagctttaggtgaagaaccaacccaggaaagtaaacaagctgAACATACGAGTACTCCAATTACCCATGTATAagtattaatgtattgaaatttgattttttttccattgaatccgccattgttacgcctgaaaaactcagtgtCGACATGGTAAAAGTATTaccgagcatgccggtagtggtgccggcatggtcgattcccaaatgaaccatgccggtttgaggacaaaacatacaaaaaaaaatttgtctgaaataacaagtatcggcatggtattcatcctgaaTAACCATGCCGGAACTCAgtatcggcatggtcttcatcctaaataaCCATGCCGGTATTGAGTACTGGGAGAagggaatttgaaagggagtgagaAATGTTTCGAATTTAAAAGGGAGTAGGgtatttttatgtttgatttaGCTTTTATTGTTTTAAAAGGTAGTTTCGTATTTTCGCCTCCAAAAAAACCCCTTAACAAACATTATTTGTTGGGGGAAGTaacttatatcccccaattagttttagtatcccccaatcgcgcgttcttataAATCTTAGTTCAAAACagtttattgttcaagaactatgtttgtggatcatttggaaattgctcAAGAAAtgatatttatatttataatgattgcgaatgtttcaaacatcaaaaaaagagttttcagaactactgAAATCTGGACTCTaggtaggtatgcatacctagtacgcgTACCATGGATATGTGAAGTTTCGGAATATAGGTAGGTAagcatacccagtacgcgtaccataGCGTTCTTAATTTGTAAATGAGGGAGGGTATGCGTAACTCAAGGGTATGAGTTTGTGAATAGGTGTAGGATACGCATACCCAATATGGTTACCTTGGCCATTTGAATTCACGAACTAGTTcataggtacgcatacctaaccaATACGAATTAAGCGGATGCTCATgaactattttcacaaatatgtttaGCGCAGCTATAAATCTTGTGAACACCTCTAAGACGTTTTTGATTACTAAAATTCCTTGTGTATGTACATCATGATTCAATTCTTAAGTGTTAACACAATTATGTTTATTAGTTCTTAAGGCATACTTgccatgaactatcattatacacggtctGGTACTCTGGACCATAGTGCATATTCTTATATGTAATATCAAGacgaacttctcacatgcttatatgaactcctaacaagagtttcatctaaacagagaaaatatttgtttgaatctaaagttatcttagcttgatttCCAAGCAACCATGGTCTTCggagtctataaatagagagattcAAACAAGCATGAAATTAAATCCCTTACAtttatgtgtcctagttgtttGTTAGATTTGTCCTCTATTGAACCTAGGTTTCTTTTAATAAATATAATTAGGTTTATGACTTAAAAACtccacttagggattcgtgaatccaggtccggctataatagttcgtgtatcctgattttgttatttctgttatcgaggttttaatAATCTCTTTcgggaacgagatagatagataTTGAAAAATTCTCTTTGTCTCAAAcgttgtgattcctcaagataatatctaaaactcttctttaTTGATCGGTTTAAGATTGTTCCTGAAAGGTGGTTAATAATCTAGGCTTCTTGGCTaaatgagtgtaagtgttccggatttgtcaggtttgctagctttgtctattgcacaTAGATTTTTAAGCCTtgatctaaaaggaaatcaaataggattaACTATCTgatagaggcagattggtatcaaaagtcttcacttaggctgaagcaaCTACTAGGACGTAAAGGACGTCAGATAAGAGAACCAATAACGTAGAGCCTTGTGAGACcttaagagacgtaaggaacacgactgcaaATGAATTGCTTTGAgggtgaattcggtctcaactacattccggtctgaagtcttatagtaggctagtgtctttagcgacttaatacaattcaGTGTTCAAATTTAAACGAGATCTCGGGGTTTTTATGAAGTTGCATCTTTCctctttgttttcttatgtttctcattttccgcattatattcttttatctttataataggaataacacgaGTAGTACGTAATATGTGCTAATAAATAAGTTCATATTAATTGTGATCtattacgagactcgttcttgtagaatttgtatcttgaaagatggataacaagtttcatacttcagattcaattatttggatacgGCTAGATTGatgttggatattgatttttgagaacgCCTAAGTACTCGGGTTCACTGACTTTATTGTCTTGACTTTATAATTGTAAAAAGAAAGAGATTTaaactatatatacatattgtcaaggatattTAAGTAGGTGATGAAGATGAGCAGGCTATAGCCTATATGGAGGCTAAAAACtcaagtgtcgtaatttagctcaagatggGTCCAAATCGGTCTTGgaattttagccaaattccattgtttagggcctcaaaaggctgtTTTTGCCGTttcaggaaagtttttgttttcttaataactttTTCGTTAGGAGTCTGTTTGGGTCGTCGTGTGCGGCATATAGTTTTATTTAGCGAATACTTTCATTATTTAAGATAACCTACAATTTGCCAAAAATAGTAAATTGTGGTTTGAGTCGGTTTTGGGTTTCATGCTTTCTTGTTGCGCAAGTTAGGGTTTTATCCCAAGTCTATTTAAAAGTCTGCAAAGTTATTAATCGAGACAGCTGAGTTTGATTgatataattattttattgaaCTTGTTCAAGTTTAgttctgatttttatttatagtcgGGAAACCGAGGTCTAAAAACTATCTTCGTTCATAGtcatt
Coding sequences within:
- the LOC113273990 gene encoding kinetochore protein NDC80 homolog isoform X2; amino-acid sequence: MRGTGRRGTTNNPRDSDASFSSMGTTNQRSSSSMGRNPSIQINDKSYQNHALKSINSYLSSHSTSFHLKPPLPSAKDITSTLRFILFRLSFTDSSSSSSVKIEEDVPILLNFLNCPIRINKSVLKNPGIPHSWPSLLAVIHWLVQCCIYNDHIGSTTMTTTTRSLNDNKLLDYTLRSYSHYISGEDDEVDALDDEFIKKLESERMSVENKVKLLLEEITELEKKIESLRWAPSAREVLEKEKSMLEEDIKKFHAIINEYTSRIEIVDNELKVKEKELDAKVEENRRICEENDELKKRIEAQTVNMRDADRMKKELQAIERDITEAEVERSAWEEKAWDLDSQISHKFKELENLPIDCNQAIRRLKLGNEYQYLLNPEGSTPTDVLGIDYKTLKVALNALSEDIKKSSVAKFEELIFLQQQSTENAAKLEAKRNHLVELQSKIDMLESHLSLMRKESEDFTSKCAVEAKRMSEEVERERHNVEMMEREAEEFVKISKTKLQFTIKQQVEEIQMCARELLSLVDSASKYKEHMESIISDMKTALSETVEAVANAFEGSLPAGLGTSGAIQ
- the LOC113273990 gene encoding kinetochore protein NDC80 homolog isoform X1; protein product: MRGTGRRGTTNNPRDSDASFSSMGTTNQRSSSSMGRNPSIQINDKSYQNHALKSINSYLSSHSTSFHLKPPLPSAKDITSTLRFILFRLSFTDSSSSSSVKIEEDVPILLNFLNCPIRINKSVLKNPGIPHSWPSLLAVIHWLVQCCIYNDHIGSTTMTTTTRSLNDNKLLDYTLRSYSHYISGEDDEVDALDDEFIKKLESERMSVENKVKLLLEEITELEKKIESLRWAPSAREVLEKEKSMLEEDIKKFHAIINEYTSRIEIVDNELKVKEKELDAKVEENRRICEENDELKKRIEAQTVNMRDADRMKKELQAIERDITEAEVERSAWEEKAWDLDSQISHKFKELENLPIDCNQAIRRLKLGNEYQYLLNPEGSTPTDVLGIDYKTLKVALNALSEDIKKSSVAKFEELIFLQQQSTENAAKLEAKRNHLVELQSKIDMLESHLSLMRKESEDFTSKCAVEAKRMSEEVERERHNVEMMEREAEEFVKISKTKLQFTIKQQVEEIQMCARELLSLVDSASKYKEHMESIISDMKTALSETVEAVANAFEGSLPAGLGTSGAIQSHEQDPNMQARSTDTQPSK